The Anastrepha ludens isolate Willacy chromosome 2, idAnaLude1.1, whole genome shotgun sequence genome contains a region encoding:
- the LOC128871852 gene encoding TBC1 domain family member 22B isoform X1, translating to MDNNVACGSQNGNNKRNKITASAIPAAEIINGATTAVPTLSQKNSSDSSASSSFWKNSSRLVPGRPSPKRSDTTHLSRNSGVGSGVGRASGEGEGMVSTFRDYQQSVSDAWDMGDDEFCIISGAAEVGSSASDSRISKKVSHTAALNVIETHRNSATISNVRFPATDSSTSLKVIACKSNTISTGVPAVTTAEELLGSTSETNEEAGQSNASKTDTEARIKIVRNFHAYPGRPQLQKYSSNAQETEYETKIEKFLVLLESPLLDLIALKKLSWSGVPKNMRAVSWRLLSKYLPPAGERRNAVLESKRQSYQDLRHNYFRVDSQDESQQDTYRQIHIDVPRMNPQISLFQQKLVQEMFERILFIWAIRHPASGYVQGINDLVTPFFIVFLQEVLQPGTDLEKFNIGTLSVDKRDAIEADSFWCLSKFLDCIQDNYIFAQLGIQEKVNQLKDLIQRIDGNLHRHLQAHDVDYLQFSFRWMNNLLTRELPLHCTIRLWDTYLAESDGFALFHLYVCAAFLLHWKDRLMQQNDFQGLMLLLQNLPTENWSDRQINVLVAEAFRLKFTYADSPKHLEVKS from the exons ATGGACAATAATGTAGCCTGTGGAAGTCAAAACGGgaacaacaaaagaaataaaatcacGGCAAGTGCAATACCAGCGGCAGAGATTATTAACGGTGCAACAACAGCAGTGCCAACTTTGTCTCAGAAAAATAGTAGTGACAGCAGTGCAAGCTCGTCATTTTGGAAAAACAGCAGTCGATTGGTACCAGGGCGTCCAAGTCCTAAGCGCAGTGACACCACTCATCTTAGCCGCAATAGCGGTGTTGGTAGTGGTGTAGGACGTGCTAGCGGTGAAGGTGAAGGCATGGTATCTACATTTCGTGATTATCAGCAATCGGTTAGCGATGCATGGGACATGGGTGATGATGAATTCTGCATAATATCAGGAGCAGCAGAAGTTGGATCATCAGCGAGTG ATTCGCGTATTTCAAAAAAAGTATCGCACACGGCGGCGTTAAATGTCATTGAAACGCATCGTAATTCAGCAACTATTTCCAACGTAAGATTTCCAGCAACGGATTCATCTACTAGTCTAAAAGTGATTGCATGCAAAAGCAATACGATATCAACAGGAGTGCCAGCAGTGACAACGGCAGAGGAATTGCTAGGTTCAACCAGTGAAACAAATGAAGAAGCAGGGCAATCGAATGCTTCGAAAACCGACACTGAAGCAAG aataaaaattgtGCGCAATTTCCATGCCTATCCGGGACGACCACAATTGCAAAAGTATAGTTCAAATGCGCAAGAAACCGAATATGAGaccaaaatcgaaaaatttctaGTGCTGCTGGAGTCGCCGCTTTTGGATTTAATAGCTTTAAAGAAGCTAAGCTGGTCGGGCGTACCAAaaaat ATGCGTGCGGTTAGTTGGCGTCTATTGTCTAAATATTTGCCACCAGCAGGCGAACGTCGCAACGCGGTGCTCGAAAGCAAGCGTCAGAGCTATCAGGACTTGCGGCATAACTATTTTAGAGTTGACAGTCAAGATGAGTCACAACAGGATACCTATAGACAG ATACATATCGATGTGCCACGTATGAATCCACAAATATCactttttcaacaaaaactcgTGCAGGAAATGTTTGAACGTATTTTATTCATTTGGGCCATACGTCATCCAGCTTCTGGATATGTGCAAGGTATTAATGACTTGGTTACCCCATTTTTCATCGTGTTTCTGCAAGAAGTTTTGCAACCAG GCAcggatttggaaaaatttaatataggcACCCTATCGGTAGATAAACGGGACGCTATTGAAGCAGATTCTTTTTGGTGCCTCTCAAAGTTTCTTGACTGTATACAAGACAACTACATTTTTGCGCAGTTAGGTATCCAGGAGAAAGTTAATCAATTAAAAGATCTTATACAGCGGATTGATG GAAATTTACATCGCCATTTGCAAGCACACGACGTGGATTATCTGCAATTCTCTTTTCGTTGGATGAACAACTTACTAACCCGTGAGTTACCACTGCATTGCACAATACGCTTGTGGGACACATACCTCGCCGAGTCAGATGGCTTTGCTCTCTTCCATTTATATGTCTGTGCGGCATTTCTATTGCATTGGAAAGATAGATTGATGCAACAAAATGATTTCCAA gGTCTTATGCTGCTACTACAAAATCTCCCAACCGAAAATTGGTCTGATCGTCAAATAAATGTCTTGGTTGCAGAGGCGTTTCGTCTGAAATTTACCTATGCTGATTCGCCAAAACACTTAGAAGTGAAAAGTTGA
- the LOC128871852 gene encoding TBC1 domain family member 22B isoform X2 — translation MDNNVACGSQNGNNKRNKITASAIPAAEIINGATTAVPTLSQKNSSDSSASSSFWKNSSRLVPGRPSPKRSDTTHLSRNSGVGSGVGRASGEGEGMVSTFRDYQQSVSDAWDMGDDEFCIISGAAEVGSSASDSRISKKVSHTAALNVIETHRNSATISNVRFPATDSSTSLKVIACKSNTISTGVPAVTTAEELLGSTSETNEEAGQSNASKTDTEARIKIVRNFHAYPGRPQLQKYSSNAQETEYETKIEKFLVLLESPLLDLIALKKLSWSGVPKNMRAVSWRLLSKYLPPAGERRNAVLESKRQSYQDLRHNYFRVDSQDESQQDTYRQEMFERILFIWAIRHPASGYVQGINDLVTPFFIVFLQEVLQPGTDLEKFNIGTLSVDKRDAIEADSFWCLSKFLDCIQDNYIFAQLGIQEKVNQLKDLIQRIDGNLHRHLQAHDVDYLQFSFRWMNNLLTRELPLHCTIRLWDTYLAESDGFALFHLYVCAAFLLHWKDRLMQQNDFQGLMLLLQNLPTENWSDRQINVLVAEAFRLKFTYADSPKHLEVKS, via the exons ATGGACAATAATGTAGCCTGTGGAAGTCAAAACGGgaacaacaaaagaaataaaatcacGGCAAGTGCAATACCAGCGGCAGAGATTATTAACGGTGCAACAACAGCAGTGCCAACTTTGTCTCAGAAAAATAGTAGTGACAGCAGTGCAAGCTCGTCATTTTGGAAAAACAGCAGTCGATTGGTACCAGGGCGTCCAAGTCCTAAGCGCAGTGACACCACTCATCTTAGCCGCAATAGCGGTGTTGGTAGTGGTGTAGGACGTGCTAGCGGTGAAGGTGAAGGCATGGTATCTACATTTCGTGATTATCAGCAATCGGTTAGCGATGCATGGGACATGGGTGATGATGAATTCTGCATAATATCAGGAGCAGCAGAAGTTGGATCATCAGCGAGTG ATTCGCGTATTTCAAAAAAAGTATCGCACACGGCGGCGTTAAATGTCATTGAAACGCATCGTAATTCAGCAACTATTTCCAACGTAAGATTTCCAGCAACGGATTCATCTACTAGTCTAAAAGTGATTGCATGCAAAAGCAATACGATATCAACAGGAGTGCCAGCAGTGACAACGGCAGAGGAATTGCTAGGTTCAACCAGTGAAACAAATGAAGAAGCAGGGCAATCGAATGCTTCGAAAACCGACACTGAAGCAAG aataaaaattgtGCGCAATTTCCATGCCTATCCGGGACGACCACAATTGCAAAAGTATAGTTCAAATGCGCAAGAAACCGAATATGAGaccaaaatcgaaaaatttctaGTGCTGCTGGAGTCGCCGCTTTTGGATTTAATAGCTTTAAAGAAGCTAAGCTGGTCGGGCGTACCAAaaaat ATGCGTGCGGTTAGTTGGCGTCTATTGTCTAAATATTTGCCACCAGCAGGCGAACGTCGCAACGCGGTGCTCGAAAGCAAGCGTCAGAGCTATCAGGACTTGCGGCATAACTATTTTAGAGTTGACAGTCAAGATGAGTCACAACAGGATACCTATAGACAG GAAATGTTTGAACGTATTTTATTCATTTGGGCCATACGTCATCCAGCTTCTGGATATGTGCAAGGTATTAATGACTTGGTTACCCCATTTTTCATCGTGTTTCTGCAAGAAGTTTTGCAACCAG GCAcggatttggaaaaatttaatataggcACCCTATCGGTAGATAAACGGGACGCTATTGAAGCAGATTCTTTTTGGTGCCTCTCAAAGTTTCTTGACTGTATACAAGACAACTACATTTTTGCGCAGTTAGGTATCCAGGAGAAAGTTAATCAATTAAAAGATCTTATACAGCGGATTGATG GAAATTTACATCGCCATTTGCAAGCACACGACGTGGATTATCTGCAATTCTCTTTTCGTTGGATGAACAACTTACTAACCCGTGAGTTACCACTGCATTGCACAATACGCTTGTGGGACACATACCTCGCCGAGTCAGATGGCTTTGCTCTCTTCCATTTATATGTCTGTGCGGCATTTCTATTGCATTGGAAAGATAGATTGATGCAACAAAATGATTTCCAA gGTCTTATGCTGCTACTACAAAATCTCCCAACCGAAAATTGGTCTGATCGTCAAATAAATGTCTTGGTTGCAGAGGCGTTTCGTCTGAAATTTACCTATGCTGATTCGCCAAAACACTTAGAAGTGAAAAGTTGA